One genomic segment of Coffea arabica cultivar ET-39 chromosome 6e, Coffea Arabica ET-39 HiFi, whole genome shotgun sequence includes these proteins:
- the LOC140009837 gene encoding uncharacterized protein has protein sequence MISKDGIRANPDKVKAIMDMTPPRNIKKVQRLAGRMAVLNRFLSKSTAWGSPFFSTLKKGPQFDWTSECQKAFEELEAHIAELSTLTSPEQGETLFIYLAVEEETVSAVLIREEDRVQKLVYYVWRALQGAEPLKQILSKPDTSGRMVKWIVELSEYDLDFRSRTAIKAQALADFIAEGVLRNYEVKEEPLKRYTAKVHELKSLLDQFILEQVPRSQNKKADALSKLASTSFGSINKEVLVEVVKKRAYEQLNTAIIQEMISLQSPWPFVQWGIDLLDPFPHAPGGYEYLVVTIEYFTKLVEAEPLNTISSRLVQKFFWRNIVYRFGIPRILVWDNGRQFADNPFQDWCMELKIQQNFTSVGHPQANGQVKNVNKTILHGLRTGIESVRTGWLDKLPSILWAYQTTSRTASQKTPLALTYGVEAIIPAEIGLPSNRVQNFIAQNNEEGMRFNLDLLEQRREEIAIRMAKYKGQIARHYNAKPGLGVVGCSTSVLPHVRRRLCSSLFLCSIDAVVPKLSRIGGRIFSPSRRRSGLCTRLLGS, from the exons ATGATATCCAAAGACGGAATAAGAGCCAACCCTGATAAGGTAAAAGCCATTATGGATATGACACCGCCCAGAAACATCAAAAAAGTGCAACGACTAGCCGGTAGGATGGCAGTTTTGAACAGGTTCCTGTCAAAATCGACAGCTTGGGGTTCCCCTTTCTTCAGCACTTTGAAAAAAGGCCCCCAATTTGATTGGACCTCGGAGTGCCAAAAAGCATTTGAAGAATTGGAAGCACACATTGCCGAACTGTCGACATTAACTTCTCCTGAACAGGGCGAAACTTTGTTCATTTACCTAGCTGTGGAAGAGGAGACAGTCAGCGCAGTGCTAATTCGAGAGGAGGACAGGGTCCAAAAACTGGTGTATTACGTCTGGCGGGCATTACAGGGAGCTGAA CCCTTGAAGCAGATCTTGTCTAAGCCTGATACATCGGGAAGAATGGTCAAGTGGATCGTGGAATTGTCTGAATACGATCTCGACTTTCGGTCCCGGACGGCCATAAAAGCCCAGGCACTGGCTGACTTCATAGCAGAAGGA GTTCTGAGAAACTACGAAGTCAAAGAAGAGCCACTTAAGAGATACACTGCCAAGGTGCATGAGCTGAAGAGTCTGTTGGATCAGTTTATTCTTGAACAGGTTCCCAGGAGTCAGAACAAAAAAGCTGACGCCCTGTCTAAACTCGCCTCGACTTCGTTTGGCTCCATAAACAAAGAAGTACTAGTGGAAGTCGTGAAAAAGAGGGCGTATGAACAGCTGAACACCGCCATAATCCAA GAGATGATCTCCCTTCAGAGCCCGTGGCCATTTGTCCAATGGGGAATCGACTTGCTCGATCCGTTTCCTCATGCTCCAGGTGGATACGAATACTTGGTGGTGACGATAGAGTACTTCACTAAATTGGTAGAAGCTGAACCACTCAACACCATCAGTAGTAGGTTAGTACAGAAATTCTTTTGGAGGAACATAGTCTATCGATTTGGCATACCCCGAATTCTGGTCTGGGATAATGGTCGACAGTTCGCGGATAATCCTTTCCAAGACTGGTGCATGGAgctcaaaattcaacaaaacttCACTTCGGTCGGGCACCCTCAAGCTAATGGGCAGGTAAAGAACGTAAACAAAACCATCTTGCACGGTTTGAGAACGGGCATAGAATCTGTGCGAACAGGCTGGTTGGACAAACTGCCTAGCATACTCTGGGCCTACCAGACAACTTCCCGAACTGCCTCCCAAAAAACTCCATTGGCCTTAACTTATGGAGTGGAGGCTATAATTCCGGCGGAGATTGGCTTACCATCAAATAGGGTACAAAACTTCATAGCTCAAAACAATGAAGAGGGGATGCGGTTTAACTTAGACCTACTCGAGCAGAGAAGGGAAGAGATAGCCATAAGGATGGCCAAATACAAGGGACAGATAGCTCGACACTACAATGCCAAG CCTGGTCTGGGGGTCGTAGGGTGTAGTACTTCGGTACTGCCACATGTTAGGAGGAGGCTCTGTTCGAGCTTGTTCCTCTGCAGTATTGATGCCGTAGTGCCCAAGCTGAGTAGGATCGGGGGTAGGATCTTCTCCCCCAGTAGGAGAAGGAGTGGCCTCTGTACGCGCCTTCTTGGCAGTTGA